Proteins from a genomic interval of Cucumis melo cultivar AY chromosome 7, USDA_Cmelo_AY_1.0, whole genome shotgun sequence:
- the LOC103494423 gene encoding WEB family protein At5g16730, chloroplastic, whose amino-acid sequence MHQQMEKIDMKFNVEENDSTELPKFKDVKKMANEINTKLNSELESVKRNKEFAVEKAEGLESVKRNKESTVEKAESLESVKRNKESAMEKAEGLELQLAEKTEKLSVSKNSESQTESRIEELEKKYRISKESEEKTKDLLLAQTKQLEQAKISLEESKLEIQSLHEKLQKYSSNTNNYNHNIPGNHEFGSLKIELESTKKNLALLKNELKLATEAEENNKKAMDDLAMALKEVATEANHLKGKYSISEEELKKTKEESENLRTTLKNIEEKNKTLLQEARKEADLYKSTVDRLRLEAEESLLAWSGRETSLVDCIRRAEDDRYNAQQENRRLTDSLRLAELKNMTSKEEIKKLRDILKQALNEATVAKEAAGIAIEENSQLKDCLAEKENALDFVSSENETLKVSQASALEEIKELKQLLEEATKKEENIKEESKSKEESKSKEEGKEQVEITKSKPPLSPCPNQNPSPSPAEKEDTFGKRFGKAFSFSFLELRVAPQKKEVEEEAEDEELEMEETLKGSIFDENVDSPGSARLHERRPSLSQYSEDGELMHYEGEDLDQLEEGNLDELEGDRNSRKKKALMRRFGDLLMRRRSFQQKKEQSPE is encoded by the coding sequence ATGCATCAACAAATGGAGAAGATAGATATGAAATTCAATGTGGAAGAAAATGATTCAACTGAGCTTCCAAAGTTCAAAGATGTGAAGAAAATGGCGAATGAGATCAATACAAAGCTTAATTCTGAGTTGGAATCGGTGAAGAGAAACAAAGAATTCGCCGTGGAAAAGGCCGAGGGTTTGGAATCTGTGAAAAGAAACAAAGAGTCCACCGTGGAAAAGGCTGAGAGCTTGGAATCTGTGAAGAGAAACAAAGAGTCCGCCATGGAAAAGGCTGAGGGATTAGAGCTTCAATTGGCAGAGAAAACAGAGAAGCTCTCTGTTTCGAAAAATTCTGAATCACAAACAGAATCAAGAATCGAAGAACTCGAAAAGAAGTATCGAATTTCCAAAGAATCAGAAGAGAAAACAAAGGATTTGTTATTAGCACAAACAAAACAGCTAGAACAAGCAAAGATTTCCCTTGAAGAGTCAAAGCTAGAAATCCAATCCCTTCATGAAAAGCTCCAAAAATATTCTTCCAACACCAATAATTACAACCACAACATTCCAGGAAACCATGAATTCGGAAGCCTAAAAATCGAGCTCGAATCGACAAAAAAAAATCTGGCTCTGCTTAAGAACGAGCTAAAGTTAGCCACAGAAGCAGAGGAGAACAACAAGAAAGCCATGGATGATCTAGCAATGGCATTAAAAGAAGTAGCAACAGAAGCCAATCATTTGAAAGGAAAATACAGCATAAGTGAAGAGGaattaaagaaaacaaaggaaGAATCAGAGAATTTGAGAACAACATTGAAAAACAtagaagaaaagaacaaaacTCTATTACAAGAGGCAAGAAAAGAGGCAGATTTATACAAAAGTACCGTAGACAGGCTGAGATTAGAAGCAGAAGAATCTCTATTAGCATGGAGTGGAAGAGAAACAAGCTTAGTGGATTGTATAAGAAGAGCTGAAGATGACAGATACAACGCGCAACAAGAGAATCGCCGCTTAACGGATTCGCTGAGGCTAGCCGAGCTCAAGAACATGACATCAAAAGAAGAGATCAAGAAATTAAGAGACATTCTAAAACAAGCCTTAAATGAAGCTACTGTGGCCAAGGAAGCTGCAGGGATTGCAATAGAGGAGAATTCACAGCTAAAAGATTGTTTAGCTGAAAAGGAAAATGCATTGGATTTTGTTAGCAGTGAGAATGAGACTCTAAAAGTCAGCCAAGCTTCAGCTTTAGAGGAGATTAAAGAGTTGAAGCAATTGCTAGAAGAAGCAACCAAGAAAGAAGAGAACATTAAAGAGGAGAGCAAGAGCAAAGAGGAAAGCAAGagcaaagaagaaggaaaagagcAAGTGGAGATAACGAAATCAAAACCGCCGTTGAGTCCATGTCCAAATCAGAATCCAAGTCCGAGTCCAGCCGAGAAGGAGGATACATTTGGGAAAAGGTTCGGGAAGGCTTTCAGTTTTAGTTTCTTGGAGTTGAGAGTCGCACCACAGAAGAAGGAGGTGGAAGAAGAAGCAGAGGATGAAGAGCTTGAAATGGAGGAGACGCTTAAAGGGTCGATTTTTGACGAGAATGTTGATTCACCTGGTTCGGCAAGGCTGCACGAGAGGAGGCCATCATTGTCTCAGTATAGTGAAGATGGGGAGCTGATGCATTATGAGGGTGAGGATCTGGATCAGTTGGAAGAAGGGAATTTGGATGAGTTAGAAGGAGATAGGAATTCAAGGAAGAAGAAGGCATTGATGAGGAGATTTGGGGATCTTTTGATGAGGAGGAGGAGCTTTCAACAGAAGAAGGAACAATCACCTGAGTGA
- the LOC103494422 gene encoding histone H3.3 encodes MARTKQTARKSTGGKAPRKQLATKAARKSAPTTGGVKKPHRYRPGTVALREIRKYQKSTELLIRKLPFQRLVREIAQDFKTDLRFQSHAVLALQEAAEAYLVGLFEDTNLCAIHAKRVTIMPKDIQLARRIRGERA; translated from the exons ATGGCTCGTACCAAGCAAACTGCCCGTAAATCCACTGGAGGGAAGGCTCCAAGGAAACAGTTGGCTACAAAG GCTGCTCGTAAGTCCGCCCCAACCACAGGAGGAGTGAAGAAGCCACACAGATACCGTCCTGGAACTGTTGCTCTTCG TGAAATCCGTAAGTATCAGAAGAGTACTGAGCTTTTGATCAGGAAGTTGCCCTTCCAGAGGCTGGTTCGTGAAATTGCCCAGGACTTTAAG ACTGATCTGCGTTTCCAGAGCCATGCTGTTCTTGCATTGCAAGAGGCAGCGGAGGCTTACCTTGTTGGATTGTTCGAGGACACCAATCTCTGTGCAATCCACGCCAAGCGGGTCACCATAATGCCCAAAGATATCCAGTTGGCTCGGAGAATCAGAGGTGAACGTGCTTAG
- the LOC103494421 gene encoding uncharacterized protein LOC103494421 has product MTDNDSEAKTFRAMVENANRKFARVQDVPAYGRVDNHHYFHKVFKAYMRLWKYQQEFRAKLVESGLNRWEIGEIASRIGQLYFGHYMRTSEARFLIEAYVFYEAILNRSYFEGSKNSRKDLGARFKELRFYARFLLVSLLLNRTDTVQVLAERLKALVDDSKATFRATDFKEWRLVVQEIFCFMNVATASTNVRPLRYSTAFDSHPPSLPFVGRFHAKRVLKFRDAVLTSYHRNEVKFAEITLDTYRMLQCLEWEPGFFYQKHPVEPNENGAGIDHSGASGIIDINLATDVTDPSLPPNPKKAILYRPSVTHLIAVMATVCEELLPDSIMLIYLSAAGKCCQNSVNQMSFGESRKSLKNKVTAQNSRENCNAFAESCKLEKPGSSDLYDEYLWFGHRGNGGPNVLYPGDIIPFTRRPVFLIVDSNNSHAFKVLHGAERGETAAILLSPLRPAFKNPLNVDTIQSGSQFTFFLTAPLPAFCEMVGLSSANLDIDVYNDADTILSSAFSDWEIILCTSTSLNIVWAQVLSDHFLRRLILRFIFCRAVLSFFNIKEDDDLPFCLPCLPDSVSSNSGVVSSAIRRLAKHLNVADLFNFHEV; this is encoded by the exons ATGACCGACAACGACTCTGAAGCGAAAACCTTCCGAGCTATGGTGGAGAATGCCAACCGGAAGTTCGCTAGGGTCCAAGACGTCCCGGCCTATGGGCGTGTGGACAACCATCACTATTTTCATAAGGTTTTCAAGGCTTATATGCGTCTTTGGAAGTATCAGCAGGAATTTCGCGCCAAGCTTGTTGAATCTGGTCTCAACCGCTGGGAAATTGGCGAGATCGCTAGCCGGATCGGTCAGCTTTACTTTGGGCATTATATGAGAACTAGTGAGGCTAGGTTCTTGATTGAAGCCTATGTGTTCTACGAAGCGATTCTCAATCGAAGCTATTTTGAGGGATCGAAGAATTCGAGGAAGGATCTGGGAGCGAGGTTCAAGGAACTGAGGTTTTACGCGAGGTTTTTGCTGGTTTCATTGTTATTGAATCGTACGGATACTGTTCAGGTTCTTGCCGAACGATTGAAGGCTCTGGTCGACGATAGCAAGGCCACTTTTCGG GCTACTGACTTTAAGGAGTGGAGGCTAGTTGTACAAGAAATTTTCTGCTTCATGAATGTAGCAACAGCCTCGACGAATGTCAGACCTTTACGGTACTCTACTGCATTTGATTCTCATCCACCATCCCTTCCATTTGTTGGACGTTTCCATGCAAAGAGGGTTCTTAAATTCCGAGATGCTGTTTTGACTAGTTACCACAGAAATGAG GTTAAATTTGCGGAAATTACTTTGGACACGTATAGAATGCTGCAATGTTTAGAATGGGAGCCTGGTTTCTTCTACCAAAAGCATCCAGTTGAACCAAATGAAAATGGAGCTGGCATTGATCATTCTGGGGCATCTGGAATAATTGATATCAACCTAGCCACCGATGTTACCGATCCATCTTTACCTCCAAATCCAAAGAAAGCCATCCTCTATCGACCTTCTGTGACTCATTTGATAGCT GTCATGGCGACAGTTTGTGAGGAGCTCCTTCCAGATAGTATCATGCTGATTTATCTATCTGCAGCAG GGAAGTGCTGTCAAAACAGTGTCAATCAAATGAGTTTTGGGGAATCAAGAAAATCCTTGAAAAATAAAGTCACAGCCCAGAATTCACGAGAAAATTGTAATGCTTTTGCGGAATCTTGTAAGCTTGAGAAGCCAGGATCAAGTGACCTTTATGATGAGTATTTGTGGTTTGGGCATAGGGGTAATGGAG GTCCAAACGTTTTATACCCTGGTGATATAATACCTTTTACACGTAGACCTGTTTTCTTGATAGTTGACAGTAACAACAGCCATGCATTCAAG gTACTACATGGGGCAGAGAGAGGAGAAACTGCCGCCATACTTCTTTCACCATTGAGGCCTGCATTCAAGAATCCCTTAAATGTTGATACTATTCAATCAGGAAGTCAGTTTACTTTTTTCTTGACTGCACCTCTACCGGCATTTTGCGAAATGGTTGGCCTGTCCTCGGCCAATTTGGATATA GATGTTTACAACGATGCCGATACCATCCTGTCCTCTGCATTTTCCGATTGGGAAATAATTCTTTGTACATCAACTAGCTTAAATATCGTTTGGGCCCAAGTTTTGTCTGATCATTTTTTACGCCGTCTCATTCTCAG ATTTATATTCTGCCGAGCCGTGCTATCGTTCTTCAACATTAAAGAAGACGACGACCTTCCTTTTTGCCTGCCTTGTCTTCCCGACTCCGTCTCTTCAAATTCTGGAGTTGTCAGCTCAGCAATTCGCCGTCTCGCAAAGCACCTTAACGTCGCTGACTTATTTAACTTCCACGAAGTGTAA